The segment TACCGTGGTCATACACCAAATTTCCGTTGACAAATGTCTGTTTGATTGCTGTTTGAAATGTAGTTCCTTCTAATGGAGACCAATTACATTTGTACAAAAGATTGTCTTTAGAAACTGTCCATGGGCTATCTAAGTCGACCAAAGTTAAATCAGCATAATAACCTTCTCGGATAAATCCTCTGTTGGTCATATTGTATAAAATTGCTGGATTGTGGCACATTTTTTCCACTATTTTTTCTAGCGAAATCAACCCTTGTTTGTAAAACTCCAACATACAATTTAACGTGTGTTGCACCATTGGTGCTCCAGACATAGATTGAAAATAGGGTTGTTGCTTTTCTTCTAAAGTATGTGGTGCGTGATCGGTAGTGATAATATCAATTCTATCATCAAGTAATGCTTTTAACAAACCTTGCTTGTCTTTTTCTGTTTTAATTGCAGGATTCCACTTAATAAGCATTCCAAGGCGGTCATAATCTGTATCTGAAAACCATAAATGGTGTACCGAAACTTCGGTTGTTATTTTTTTCTGTTTTAATGGAATGTTATTCTGAAAAAGATGTGTTTCTACTTCAGTAGTTAAGTGAAGAATATGCAATCTAGCATTGTGTTTTTTTGCTAATTCAATGGCGCGTTTGGTGGCTTGAAAGCAACCTTCAGCACTTCGTATAATAGGATGAAACTTTGCAGGAATATCTTCTCCGTACTTTTCTCTAAAAATCTGTTCATTGGCTTCAATAATTTCTTCTTTTTCTGAATGAATAGCGATAATTGATTTGCAGTTCGCAAAAAGTTTTTCCATTGTGTCAGGGCTATCAGCCAAGAGGTTTCCTTTTTTTGTAAAATATAAGCCGTCATCAGAAACACCAATAAATTTACTGGTATCCATCTTGATTACATCATCAATATTGTCGCCATTTACACCAAGAAAAAATGAATAATTTGCTAAAGATTTTTTAGAAGCAATCTCATATTTTTCGTTTAGGTTTTCAACGGTTAAAATATTTGGTACCGTATTAGGCATGTCAATAAATGATGTCACGCCACCTGCTATGGCAGCTTTACTTTCGGTATATAAATCACCTTTGTGAGTAAGTCCTGGGTCTCTAAAATGGACTTGTCCGTCAATAATACCTGGGAATAGGTGTTTGCCTGTTCCGTCAATTATTGTGTGATTTGGATTGCTGTCAATCCGTCCAATTTTTTCAATTTTCCCATTCGACAAAAGTACATCTGCAACAAATACTTCTCCTTCATTGACAATCGTAGAATTCTTAATTACAATACTCTTATTCATATTTTTTTTTCTAAGACTATTACCATTTTTAATTTCTACTTTTAAAAAAGAAAACAAATTGATGGATACCGATTTGTTTAAAAGTTATTTAAAATCCTAATAGCCAATAAAAAATGAATTTAAATGAAATTAGGATTAAATTATAGAATTGGTTGTGAGAACTTTTAATCTTCTATTTCAATTTGAATAACACTGCGTATTTTTAACTTTTTACCATTTAATCGTGCTTGAGAGAAAAATTCTTTAGCTATTTGTTGTTCATCTATAAGCTCAGTGATTCTTCCAGTATCAAAAGTGCATTCTTCTTTATCATTACCTTCGGTAATTGATATGCGACTTAATTTGTGAAAATTAATTTTTACTTTTAAAACAGAATTGATAATATCTGAAGCTTCTGAAGCCGTAAAAACGCCATCAATTAAATTTATTTTCTGAGTTGCTTTTGGTTGTTCTAATGTTTCCATAATGTTAAAATTGGTTTAGTGTATTGTGAATGCAAAATTCCATAATTAATTTGATGTATTTTTATTTATATATTTTATAGTATTCATTAATTATATTTATAATAAATGTATGATGTATAAATACAATGGCATGCCTAAAGTAATATTGAAAGGAAATGTAATAGCCAAAGCCATTGGTATGTATAAGCTCGGATTGGCTTTTGGTGCTGCAATTTTCATTGCTGCTGGAACCGCTATATAAGAAGCACTAGCTGCCAGAATAGTAAAAAGCAATCTATTACCAACACTTTCTGTTAAAACACTACTTATAGCCGCTACCAAACTTCCGTTTATAACAGGAATTACGATTGCAAAAATTAATGCAAACCATCCTTTTTTGATAAAATCAGATAATTTTTTTCCACTCGTTATTCCCATGTCTAATAAAAATACTGCAAGAAACCCCTTAAAGATATCAGTAGTAAATGGTTTGATGCCCTGTGCCTGAGCATCACTGGCCATAAACCCTATAAATAGACTTCCTATAATTATAAGCACGCTTCCGTTTGTAAGCGCATGATGGATTACTTTTTTCATTGGCACTTTTTCTTCCTTTTTTGTATTCTTCTTAAAAAAAGTCATAAGCATCAAGCCTACCATAATAGATGGCGCTTCCATAAGCGCCATAACAGCAATCATATGACCACTAAAAGTGATTTGCTCTAGCTCTAGATACGAAATTGCAGTCACAAATGTCACCGCACTTACCGAGCCGTATGCTGCGGCGATAGCACCTGCATTTTCT is part of the Polaribacter sp. SA4-10 genome and harbors:
- a CDS encoding dihydroorotase codes for the protein MNKSIVIKNSTIVNEGEVFVADVLLSNGKIEKIGRIDSNPNHTIIDGTGKHLFPGIIDGQVHFRDPGLTHKGDLYTESKAAIAGGVTSFIDMPNTVPNILTVENLNEKYEIASKKSLANYSFFLGVNGDNIDDVIKMDTSKFIGVSDDGLYFTKKGNLLADSPDTMEKLFANCKSIIAIHSEKEEIIEANEQIFREKYGEDIPAKFHPIIRSAEGCFQATKRAIELAKKHNARLHILHLTTEVETHLFQNNIPLKQKKITTEVSVHHLWFSDTDYDRLGMLIKWNPAIKTEKDKQGLLKALLDDRIDIITTDHAPHTLEEKQQPYFQSMSGAPMVQHTLNCMLEFYKQGLISLEKIVEKMCHNPAILYNMTNRGFIREGYYADLTLVDLDSPWTVSKDNLLYKCNWSPLEGTTFQTAIKQTFVNGNLVYDHGTFNENSVGMPIEFINN
- a CDS encoding sodium-dependent bicarbonate transport family permease encodes the protein MDLHLLFDNLTNPALLFFFLGIIAVQLKSDLCIPENSSKFISLYLLLSIGFKGGQELAHSDFSMEILWSLLFGFALAIVVPLYTYFILRRKFSIENAGAIAAAYGSVSAVTFVTAISYLELEQITFSGHMIAVMALMEAPSIMVGLMLMTFFKKNTKKEEKVPMKKVIHHALTNGSVLIIIGSLFIGFMASDAQAQGIKPFTTDIFKGFLAVFLLDMGITSGKKLSDFIKKGWFALIFAIVIPVINGSLVAAISSVLTESVGNRLLFTILAASASYIAVPAAMKIAAPKANPSLYIPMALAITFPFNITLGMPLYLYIIHLL